One genomic region from Terasakiella sp. SH-1 encodes:
- the amrB gene encoding AmmeMemoRadiSam system protein B, translating into MAKIRAAAVAGAFYPDNPEALRHDLTKFLNEAQHHHAPKEGALPVKALIVPHAGYVYSGPIAASAYIKLLPLRKVIKRVILLGPCHRVPVGGLALCSADYYQTPLGRIPIDRTLTRKIEKLPQVFTFDPTHVEEHSLEVHLPFLQMMLADFTLLPLVVGQVSPQEVAEVLNQVWGGEETLIVVSTDLSHYLDYQACQELDQKTCSAIENFEPEKIGNEQACGRIPLKGLLESAHARGMEITTLDIRNSGDTAGSQDRVVGYGSWVLSGGSQPTPHETFAYKTKAILERHGKTLMQIAAASIKRGITHHEPVKLDLSSFPDSLQDLGASFVTIEKKNGDLRGCIGSLQPHVPLAKDIADNAFKAGFEDPRFPQIAQDELAGLTLHISVLSPQFPIYIKDEADLLAQLRPHVDGLIIQDGGHRALFLPSVWEKLADKRQFLTHLKLKAGLSADHWSPSFKAWRFITEGVHSEDLDDPEKLWQ; encoded by the coding sequence ATGGCTAAAATTCGTGCTGCCGCTGTCGCCGGGGCGTTTTATCCGGACAATCCAGAAGCTTTACGCCACGACCTTACAAAGTTTCTCAATGAGGCGCAGCACCACCATGCCCCCAAAGAAGGGGCCCTTCCTGTCAAGGCATTGATTGTCCCTCATGCCGGGTATGTCTATAGCGGACCAATCGCTGCCAGCGCCTATATTAAGCTCCTCCCCTTAAGGAAGGTTATTAAACGGGTCATTCTGTTAGGGCCATGTCATCGTGTCCCTGTTGGGGGGCTGGCCTTATGCAGTGCCGATTATTATCAAACCCCACTGGGGCGCATCCCCATTGATCGCACCTTAACGCGCAAAATCGAAAAGCTGCCACAGGTTTTTACCTTTGATCCAACCCATGTGGAAGAACATAGCCTCGAAGTTCATCTCCCTTTTTTACAAATGATGCTTGCTGATTTTACCTTGCTGCCACTTGTTGTCGGGCAAGTCTCCCCTCAGGAAGTTGCGGAGGTTCTCAATCAGGTGTGGGGGGGCGAGGAAACCCTGATTGTCGTCAGCACCGACCTGTCACACTATCTGGATTATCAAGCCTGTCAGGAACTGGATCAAAAAACCTGCTCTGCCATTGAAAATTTTGAACCGGAAAAAATCGGCAATGAACAAGCCTGTGGCCGCATTCCACTTAAAGGGCTGCTGGAAAGTGCACATGCGCGTGGTATGGAGATCACTACACTGGACATACGTAACTCCGGTGATACCGCAGGGTCGCAAGACCGGGTTGTAGGCTATGGTTCCTGGGTCTTAAGCGGGGGAAGCCAGCCCACCCCCCATGAGACCTTTGCCTATAAAACCAAGGCGATTTTGGAACGTCATGGTAAAACCCTCATGCAAATTGCCGCTGCCTCCATCAAGCGTGGGATTACCCATCACGAACCGGTCAAGCTTGACCTGTCAAGCTTCCCTGATAGCTTACAGGACCTTGGCGCATCTTTTGTCACGATTGAAAAGAAAAATGGTGATTTGCGCGGCTGTATCGGTTCTCTCCAACCTCATGTCCCCTTGGCTAAAGATATCGCGGACAATGCCTTTAAAGCCGGTTTTGAAGACCCCCGTTTTCCACAAATTGCTCAGGATGAACTTGCGGGGCTCACCCTGCACATTTCTGTACTGTCTCCACAATTCCCGATCTATATCAAGGATGAAGCCGACCTTTTGGCCCAGCTTCGCCCCCATGTGGACGGGCTGATCATTCAAGATGGTGGACATCGCGCCCTGTTCCTACCTTCCGTCTGGGAAAAACTGGCCGATAAAAGACAGTTCCTCACACATTTAAAGCTCAAGGCAGGGCTAAGTGCCGACCACTGGTCCCCCAGTTTTAAAGCCTGGCGTTTTATTACAGAAGGTGTCCATTCAGAAGATCTGGACGACCCGGAAAAACTATGGCAATAA